In Tistrella bauzanensis, the genomic stretch CGAAGGCAAAGCCTTCGGGATGGGGCACATAGGCACCGCCGCCCTGGGGCGGATCGCCGCGCAGCGCCACGATATGGTTGATGCCGGCCGCGTCATAGGCGTCGGCCACCGCCATCACATCACGCTTTGCCGCATCGACACAGGTCAGATGAGCGGCAGCATCCAGACCGAATTCGTCGCGCATCCGCACCACGGTGTCGTGGGTCTTATCGCGGGTGGAGCCGCCGGCGCCATAGGTCACCGACACGAAATCGGGCGCATAGGCCGCCAGCCGTTCCACCGTTTCCCACAACCGCGCCTCTCCTTGTGCCCCGCGCGGCGGAAAGAACTCGAACGAGACCCCAAGCTCCGGCACTGGTGCCGGCTGGTCCCAGAGTGCCGCCGGCACGAATGCGCGCCTGTCGCTGGTCACCGTCATCACACCCTCTCCCCAATGATCTCGATCCGGCCCCGGTTCGTGGTCCGGGTGCTTCTGTTCGCGATATCGTCTCGTCTCAGGCGCCGCCATGGCCGACGGCCGGCCGCGTGGCCGGCCACAACACCACGGTCAGCGGATCGCCCGGCAGCCGTTCCGGCGGCAATGGCACCAGCCCCGCGCCGATCAGCCAGTCCTTCACCTCGGCATCTGAAAATCCCAGCCGGCGATGGGCATGATCCCGTCGCAGGTCTTCAAGGGCGTGGGCCGCGAAATCGACCAGCACCATCACGCCACCCGGCCGCAACACCCGCGCCGCCTCGGCCAGCGCATGTCCCGGATCGTCCAGATAATGCAGCACCTGATGCACGATCACGGCGTCGAAGGCGGCATCGGCCACTGGAAGCTGGTTCAGATCCCCCAGCCGCACCTGGCAATGATCCAGCCGCGATGCCGCCAACTGTTCGCGCGCCACCGCCAGCATTTCCCGTGACCGGTCGACGCCCAGACCGAATTCCACCAGCGGCCCCAGAAGATCGAGCACGCGGCCGGTGCCGGTGCCGATATCCAGCAGGCTGCGGGGTGCGAAGCCGCCGATCAGGGTCTTCAAGGCCGCCTCGACCTGCGCCTCCGGAACGTGCAGCGACCGTATCCGGCGCCATTCGGCGGCATTGGCGCGAAAATAGGCTTCGGCCTGACGCGCGCGATCTTCCTTCACCCGCTTCAGACGGCCGGCATCCACAGCCAGAGCCGCATCATCGCTCGGCAACAGTTCCACCAGGCGGCGGGCGAGCCCGGCGGCGGCCCCTTCGCGTGCCAGGCGATAGAACACCCAGGCGCCTTCCGGAATCCGGTCGAGCAGCCCCGCCTCGCACATCAGCTTCAGATGGCGCGAGACGCGTGGCTGGCTCTGGCCCAGAATCTGGGTCAGCTCGGTCACCGTCAACTCGCCATGGGCCAGAAGCGCCAGCAGCCTGAGACGTGTCGGCTCGGCCGCGGCCTTCAGCCCGTCGAGCAGCGTATCCATGGCCGCGACACCGACCATGTCCCCCCTGCCCGACAGAGTTTCACCGGCCACCATACCCATCATACCGTCACATTCCCCCTGGAAGACATAAACATATCTTTATATCTTTTGGCGGCCTGTTGCAAGCCGGCAGCGCGGCACAACCGCCATACCCCCGGGCCACGGGGGCAAGCGGCTTTTCCGTGGTCTGGAACAACCGATTATGATAGGTCATCGTGTCCCTTGTATTTTCCAGGGGATGAATGCACGCGGCACCAGGGGCGGGCCGTGGACACGGAGGACAGCAGCGTATGGCCACAGACGCAAGCCGGGCGGAGTTTGAACCTTTGGTCACTGAAACCGGTGTATCTGTCCGAAATGCGGCGCCTGTCGGCACGTCGGCACGGAGTGACCGAACAATCCGGCGGGCAGGCATCGCCGTCGCGGCGGCCCTGATGCTGCAGGCCTGCGCCACGGCCGGTAGCG encodes the following:
- a CDS encoding ArsR/SmtB family transcription factor, which encodes MGMVAGETLSGRGDMVGVAAMDTLLDGLKAAAEPTRLRLLALLAHGELTVTELTQILGQSQPRVSRHLKLMCEAGLLDRIPEGAWVFYRLAREGAAAGLARRLVELLPSDDAALAVDAGRLKRVKEDRARQAEAYFRANAAEWRRIRSLHVPEAQVEAALKTLIGGFAPRSLLDIGTGTGRVLDLLGPLVEFGLGVDRSREMLAVAREQLAASRLDHCQVRLGDLNQLPVADAAFDAVIVHQVLHYLDDPGHALAEAARVLRPGGVMVLVDFAAHALEDLRRDHAHRRLGFSDAEVKDWLIGAGLVPLPPERLPGDPLTVVLWPATRPAVGHGGA